One Manduca sexta isolate Smith_Timp_Sample1 chromosome 26, JHU_Msex_v1.0, whole genome shotgun sequence genomic region harbors:
- the LOC115451009 gene encoding band 7 protein AGAP004871-like isoform X2 translates to MRFTCRGVSFHMDFGCHDKDSGEVECYLEIHCDTGTSCAITIQMPNPEAVGCIERFATLLSFLLVIITFPFSLFECFKVVQEFERAVIFRLGRLRKGGARGPGLFFVLPCIDTYRKVDLRTVSFDVPPQEVLTRDSVTVAVDAVVYYRIKEPLNAVVRVADYSASTRLLAATTLRNVLGMRDLAQLLSDREAISHMMQASLDEATDPWGVEVERVEIKDVRLPVQLQKAMAAEAEADREARAKIIAAEGEIKASKALREASLVMIDNPMALQLRYLQSLSSISAEKNSTIIFPFPMDFLKAFLGGAGPSSVQMTQSLPI, encoded by the exons ATGCGGTTTACATGTCGCGGTGTCTCGTTCCACATGGATTTCGGTTGCCACGACAAGGATTCGGGGGAAGTGGAGTGCTACCTCGAAATAC atTGCGATACGGGTACTTCTTGCGCTATCACGATACAAATGC CAAACCCTGAGGCGGTGGGATGTATAGAGAGATTCGCGACGCTTCTATCGTTCCTGCTGGTCATCATCACATTTCCATTCTCATTGTTTGAATGTTTTAAG GTAGTGCAAGAGTTCGAACGAGCAGTAATATTTCGACTAGGACGGTTAAGGAAAGGCGGAGCGAGAGGTCCGGGACTTTTCTTCGTCCTGCCGTGTATAGATACTTACAGAAAAGTCGATTTGCGGACTGTATCATTCGACGTACCGCCACAAGAA GTGCTAACAAGAGACTCAGTGACGGTGGCAGTGGATGCGGTTGTGTACTACAGAATCAAGGAGCCATTAAATGCTGTAGTCAGAGTTGCTGATTACAG TGCATCGACTCGGCTCCTGGCGGCAACGACTCTTCGGAATGTGTTGGGTATGCGGGACTTGGCGCAGCTTCTCTCTGACCGAGAAGCCATCAGTCACATGATGCAGGCTAGTTTGGATGAGGCAACTGACCCATGGGGCGTTGAAGTGGAACGGGTTGAGAT tAAAGACGTTAGACTACCGGTTCAACTTCAAAAAGCCATGGCAGCCGAAGCCGAAGCCGATCGAGAAGCCCGTGCCAAAATTATTGCCGCGGAAGGAGAAATTAAAGCTTCTAAAGCGTTACGGGAAGCTTCGCTCGTCATGATTGACAATCCTATGGCATTACAA CTGCGGTATCTACAGTCGTTAAGCTCAATATCAGCCGAAAAGAATTCGACGATAATATTTCCATTTCCGATGGACTTCTTGAAAGCATTTTTAGGCGGCGCTGGACCAAGCTCAGTGCAAATGACGCAGTCTTTACCCATATAG
- the LOC115451009 gene encoding band 7 protein AGAP004871-like isoform X1 — MRFTCRGVSFHMDFGCHDKDSGEVECYLEIHCDTGTSCAITIQMPNPEAVGCIERFATLLSFLLVIITFPFSLFECFKVVQEFERAVIFRLGRLRKGGARGPGLFFVLPCIDTYRKVDLRTVSFDVPPQEVLTRDSVTVAVDAVVYYRIKEPLNAVVRVADYSASTRLLAATTLRNVLGMRDLAQLLSDREAISHMMQASLDEATDPWGVEVERVEMVFYVFSKDVRLPVQLQKAMAAEAEADREARAKIIAAEGEIKASKALREASLVMIDNPMALQLRYLQSLSSISAEKNSTIIFPFPMDFLKAFLGGAGPSSVQMTQSLPI, encoded by the exons ATGCGGTTTACATGTCGCGGTGTCTCGTTCCACATGGATTTCGGTTGCCACGACAAGGATTCGGGGGAAGTGGAGTGCTACCTCGAAATAC atTGCGATACGGGTACTTCTTGCGCTATCACGATACAAATGC CAAACCCTGAGGCGGTGGGATGTATAGAGAGATTCGCGACGCTTCTATCGTTCCTGCTGGTCATCATCACATTTCCATTCTCATTGTTTGAATGTTTTAAG GTAGTGCAAGAGTTCGAACGAGCAGTAATATTTCGACTAGGACGGTTAAGGAAAGGCGGAGCGAGAGGTCCGGGACTTTTCTTCGTCCTGCCGTGTATAGATACTTACAGAAAAGTCGATTTGCGGACTGTATCATTCGACGTACCGCCACAAGAA GTGCTAACAAGAGACTCAGTGACGGTGGCAGTGGATGCGGTTGTGTACTACAGAATCAAGGAGCCATTAAATGCTGTAGTCAGAGTTGCTGATTACAG TGCATCGACTCGGCTCCTGGCGGCAACGACTCTTCGGAATGTGTTGGGTATGCGGGACTTGGCGCAGCTTCTCTCTGACCGAGAAGCCATCAGTCACATGATGCAGGCTAGTTTGGATGAGGCAACTGACCCATGGGGCGTTGAAGTGGAACGGGTTGAGAT ggtattttatgttttcagtAAAGACGTTAGACTACCGGTTCAACTTCAAAAAGCCATGGCAGCCGAAGCCGAAGCCGATCGAGAAGCCCGTGCCAAAATTATTGCCGCGGAAGGAGAAATTAAAGCTTCTAAAGCGTTACGGGAAGCTTCGCTCGTCATGATTGACAATCCTATGGCATTACAA CTGCGGTATCTACAGTCGTTAAGCTCAATATCAGCCGAAAAGAATTCGACGATAATATTTCCATTTCCGATGGACTTCTTGAAAGCATTTTTAGGCGGCGCTGGACCAAGCTCAGTGCAAATGACGCAGTCTTTACCCATATAG
- the LOC115451009 gene encoding band 7 protein AGAP004871-like isoform X3: MRTELRTVSTRRDNVPSHCDTGTSCAITIQMPNPEAVGCIERFATLLSFLLVIITFPFSLFECFKVVQEFERAVIFRLGRLRKGGARGPGLFFVLPCIDTYRKVDLRTVSFDVPPQEVLTRDSVTVAVDAVVYYRIKEPLNAVVRVADYSASTRLLAATTLRNVLGMRDLAQLLSDREAISHMMQASLDEATDPWGVEVERVEMVFYVFSKDVRLPVQLQKAMAAEAEADREARAKIIAAEGEIKASKALREASLVMIDNPMALQLRYLQSLSSISAEKNSTIIFPFPMDFLKAFLGGAGPSSVQMTQSLPI; encoded by the exons ATGCGCACGGAACTAAGAACAGTAAGCACTAGACGTGACAACGTGCCGAGTC atTGCGATACGGGTACTTCTTGCGCTATCACGATACAAATGC CAAACCCTGAGGCGGTGGGATGTATAGAGAGATTCGCGACGCTTCTATCGTTCCTGCTGGTCATCATCACATTTCCATTCTCATTGTTTGAATGTTTTAAG GTAGTGCAAGAGTTCGAACGAGCAGTAATATTTCGACTAGGACGGTTAAGGAAAGGCGGAGCGAGAGGTCCGGGACTTTTCTTCGTCCTGCCGTGTATAGATACTTACAGAAAAGTCGATTTGCGGACTGTATCATTCGACGTACCGCCACAAGAA GTGCTAACAAGAGACTCAGTGACGGTGGCAGTGGATGCGGTTGTGTACTACAGAATCAAGGAGCCATTAAATGCTGTAGTCAGAGTTGCTGATTACAG TGCATCGACTCGGCTCCTGGCGGCAACGACTCTTCGGAATGTGTTGGGTATGCGGGACTTGGCGCAGCTTCTCTCTGACCGAGAAGCCATCAGTCACATGATGCAGGCTAGTTTGGATGAGGCAACTGACCCATGGGGCGTTGAAGTGGAACGGGTTGAGAT ggtattttatgttttcagtAAAGACGTTAGACTACCGGTTCAACTTCAAAAAGCCATGGCAGCCGAAGCCGAAGCCGATCGAGAAGCCCGTGCCAAAATTATTGCCGCGGAAGGAGAAATTAAAGCTTCTAAAGCGTTACGGGAAGCTTCGCTCGTCATGATTGACAATCCTATGGCATTACAA CTGCGGTATCTACAGTCGTTAAGCTCAATATCAGCCGAAAAGAATTCGACGATAATATTTCCATTTCCGATGGACTTCTTGAAAGCATTTTTAGGCGGCGCTGGACCAAGCTCAGTGCAAATGACGCAGTCTTTACCCATATAG
- the LOC115451009 gene encoding band 7 protein AGAP004871-like isoform X4, with amino-acid sequence MRFTCRGVSFHMDFGCHDKDSGEVECYLEIPNPEAVGCIERFATLLSFLLVIITFPFSLFECFKVVQEFERAVIFRLGRLRKGGARGPGLFFVLPCIDTYRKVDLRTVSFDVPPQEVLTRDSVTVAVDAVVYYRIKEPLNAVVRVADYSASTRLLAATTLRNVLGMRDLAQLLSDREAISHMMQASLDEATDPWGVEVERVEMVFYVFSKDVRLPVQLQKAMAAEAEADREARAKIIAAEGEIKASKALREASLVMIDNPMALQLRYLQSLSSISAEKNSTIIFPFPMDFLKAFLGGAGPSSVQMTQSLPI; translated from the exons ATGCGGTTTACATGTCGCGGTGTCTCGTTCCACATGGATTTCGGTTGCCACGACAAGGATTCGGGGGAAGTGGAGTGCTACCTCGAAATAC CAAACCCTGAGGCGGTGGGATGTATAGAGAGATTCGCGACGCTTCTATCGTTCCTGCTGGTCATCATCACATTTCCATTCTCATTGTTTGAATGTTTTAAG GTAGTGCAAGAGTTCGAACGAGCAGTAATATTTCGACTAGGACGGTTAAGGAAAGGCGGAGCGAGAGGTCCGGGACTTTTCTTCGTCCTGCCGTGTATAGATACTTACAGAAAAGTCGATTTGCGGACTGTATCATTCGACGTACCGCCACAAGAA GTGCTAACAAGAGACTCAGTGACGGTGGCAGTGGATGCGGTTGTGTACTACAGAATCAAGGAGCCATTAAATGCTGTAGTCAGAGTTGCTGATTACAG TGCATCGACTCGGCTCCTGGCGGCAACGACTCTTCGGAATGTGTTGGGTATGCGGGACTTGGCGCAGCTTCTCTCTGACCGAGAAGCCATCAGTCACATGATGCAGGCTAGTTTGGATGAGGCAACTGACCCATGGGGCGTTGAAGTGGAACGGGTTGAGAT ggtattttatgttttcagtAAAGACGTTAGACTACCGGTTCAACTTCAAAAAGCCATGGCAGCCGAAGCCGAAGCCGATCGAGAAGCCCGTGCCAAAATTATTGCCGCGGAAGGAGAAATTAAAGCTTCTAAAGCGTTACGGGAAGCTTCGCTCGTCATGATTGACAATCCTATGGCATTACAA CTGCGGTATCTACAGTCGTTAAGCTCAATATCAGCCGAAAAGAATTCGACGATAATATTTCCATTTCCGATGGACTTCTTGAAAGCATTTTTAGGCGGCGCTGGACCAAGCTCAGTGCAAATGACGCAGTCTTTACCCATATAG
- the LOC119190718 gene encoding stomatin-like protein 3, translated as MSFLTLEKRSKLSLTEIKEETLTEKIFRILAVMMIIIFPLALLGCFRVVKQYKRAVILRFGRVRSDSPAGPGIIWVVPCTDNVLLIDLRTQSFNLPPQEILTKDSVTVTVDAVVYFHVLKPLSCLLNVQSYKRATELITISALRNILGQYTLSELLTSRESISRTARKEIDRVTNEWGVEMERVEIKDVILPFELQKAMAAEAEGTRLAKAKIIEAEGEIKAAENLKEASRIMMENPQVMLLRYLQTLNFIASQQSTSIFFPFPLEIPEPYGSSSH; from the exons ATGAGTTTTCTTACGTTGGAAAAAAGATCAAAACTAAGTCTAACAG AGATCAAAGAAGAAACATTGACGGAGAAAATATTCCGAATTCTCGCTGTaatgatgataattatatttccgTTGGCTTTGCTTGGTTGTTTCAGG GTTGTAAAGCAATATAAAAGGGCAGTTATTTTACGTTTTGGAAGAGTAAGGTCGGACTCGCCGGCCGGACCTGGCATTATTTGGGTAGTTCCGTGTACAGACAACGTGCTACTCATCGATTTAAGAACTCAATCGTTCAATTTACCGCCACAAGAg ATTCTTACAAAAGATTCTGTGACTGTTACGGTCGACGCCGTTGTTTATTTTCACGTATTGAAGCCCCTCAGCTGTTTATTAAACGTTCAATCTTACAA GCGAGCCACGGAGCTCATTACTATCTCGGCACTTCGAAATATACTCGGACAATACACGTTATCGGAATTGTTAACAAGTCGAGAGTCTATTAGTCGTACTGCAAGGAAGGAAATTGATAGAGTCACCAATGAATGGGGTGTTGAAATGGAACGCGTTGAAAT AAAAGATGTAATATTACCATTTGAATTACAAAAGGCAATGGCAGCGGAGGCCGAAGGCACTCGACTGGCAAAAGCCAAAATAATCGAAGCGGAGGGAGAAATAAAAGCCGCCGAAAATCTTAAGGAAGCTTCAAGAATAATGATGGAAAACCCACAAGTTATGCTT cttAGATATTTACagacattaaattttatagctTCGCAGCAAAGTACTTCGATATTTTTCCCATTTCCGCTTGAAATACCCGAGCCCTATGGGTCTTCGAGCCATTGA